GCTGGATCCACGGGTACCGCCGCAGCCGGAGGTACCGGTCCAGGAGCCGGGGGCCGTCCACGTAGGTGTTGCGGTGGAGGCTGCCCAGCCGGTGGAACCGGGCCCGCTCCAGCCCGGGGATCAGCCGGAACACCCTCTCCTGCTCCGGGTAGGTGAGCTTGGTCTGGAACCCCACCAGGTTCCAGCGCTCGCCGGCCTCGTCCTCGCGCCGGAGCTGCACCACGGCGTGGGGCCGCTGCCCGGTGCGGGGGTCCACCAGCCCCACCGGCTTCATGGGGCCGAACAGGAGGGTCTTGGGGCCCTTGGCCGCCAGGGTCTCGATGGGCTGGCAGGCCTGGAACACCCGCTCCTCCTCGAACTCCCGGGTGGGCACGGTCTCGGCCGACACCAGGGCCTGGTAGAACCGCTCGAACTCCTCCCGGGTCATGGGGCAGTTGAGGTAGTCGTCCCCCCCCTTGCCATAGCGGGAGGCCGCAAACGCCACCGACCGGTCGATGGAGTCCCCCTCCACGATGGGCGCCATGGCGTCGTAGAAGTACAGGGACTCGGCCCCGGTGAGCTCGGCCAGGTCCCGGGCTAGGGCGTCCGAGGTGAGGGGGCCGGTGGCCACGATCACGTGCCGGTCCCGGGGCACCCGCGTGGCCTCCTCGCGCACGATCTCGATGCGGGGGTCGGCCTCGAGCCGCTCGGTCACGGCCCGGGCGAACCGGTCCCGGTCCACCGCCAGGGCCTGGCCGGCCGCCACCCGGTGCTCCTTGGCCGCGGCCAGGACCACCGACCCCAGCCGGTCGAGCTCCTCCTGGAGCAGCCCCGAGGCCTGGCCCAGGCCCATGGCCTTGAGGGAGTTGGAGCACACCAGCTCGGCCAAAAGGGGGGTCCGATGCGCCGGCGTGGTGCGGCCGGGCCGCATCTCCACGAGCCGCACGCGCACCCCCCGCCGGGCCAGCTGCCAGGCGGCCTCGGAGCCTGCGAGCCCCCCCCCGATCACGATGATGGGTTCTGTATCGGAACGCATGGTGAGTTCGGTCTCCGGTCCACGGTCTGAGGGCAGGGCCCCCCCCGGGGCCCAACCCTGTCTTCTGAATTCCGTCCTCTGAATTCTGAGACAGGCGGCCCTAACGGCCGAACAGCCGCTTCAGCCCCTGTTCGATCGCCTTCCTCCCCTCCGGGTCCAGGGGAAGCTTGTCCAACACCTTCTCCTCCACGGCCTTCCGGGCCTTCTTTTCCAGCACCTTGGCCCCCATCCGGGCCAGGGCCTCGGTGTCCAGGCCGTAGGACGGATCCTCCAGGGTGCCGGACAGCCGCAGGGGCACCCTGGACCACCCCTGCTCGTCCGTGAGGGCGTCGAGCACCTCGGCCCGTCGCAGCAGGCGGCCCGCGATCCGGCGGGGCACGGCCACCGCCACCCGCAGGTCCAACCTCTGGTCCACCAGCCCCAGGGTGCCGGTGGCCGTGGCCTGGGCGTCCGGGCCCCGAAGGACCAGGCTGCGCACGGTGCCCACCCCGCCCTGGGCCCCCGCGTCGAGCTTGAGGGTGTAGAAGTTCAGGGTCCGGAGCTCCTTGACCCGGAACAGGTCCGCGAACCGATCCACCAGGGGGTGGTTCAGGATCCTGCCGTCCCTGGCCTCGGCCCGGACGTCCGCCGTTAGGGCCTCCGGATCGCCGCCCCGGCCCGACACCCGGGCCGAGAGGGACAGGGTGCCGGTGACGGTGTTGGCCAGGCCGGGGCTGACGGCCGGCAACAGCTTGCCGAGCCGGGTGCCGTCCAGGCTCACCTCGGCCTCGAACGCCGGGCCGGACGCGGCCAGGTCCACGCCCACGGCCGCCGCAAGCTCGCCTTCGTACACGCCGGCCCGCAGCGGATCGATCCGGAGCTTTCCGCCCCTCAGCTCCACGTGGGCCTGGAACGGCTCCACCGCCAGCCCCCCGGCCTCCAGGCGTCCGATCTCCACGTCGCCCTTGGCCTCCACCGGCACCTCGGGCGGCGGCCCCTCGTTCGCTCCGGCGGCCGGGGCCCCGGCCGCAGTTCCCGCCGCCTCCTCGCTCGGGGGAAGGAGAGCCAGGAACGGGTCGGCCCCCAGCTCGGGCGAGGTCAGCCGAAACTCCACCCGGAACGGCTCGGCCCCGTACCGGGCCCGGCCCGTGAGGAAGAGGCGCTGGCCGGCCGCTTCGGCATCGAGCTTCGAGAGGTCCACCTCGGCCTTCGCAGGGTCCAGGGTCATCAAAAGGTCCACGGACAGGTCGGTTGGCTCGCCCGTCCGGCCCCCTCGGGCGAGCACCAGCCCCTTCACCCCTGCGGTGCCTTCCACCGCAAGGGCCGCACCGACCGTGCCCTTCACCCCAAGGTCCATCGAGAACACGCCGGCCGCGAACCGCACGCCCTCGCCTCCCATCAGGGGGGCCAGGGCCGGCAGGTCGAACCCGTCCACCCGGAGCCTCGCGTCCACCTGCCGGGTGGTCGGGTGGAGGGTGCCCTCCACGGAGAACCGTCC
This is a stretch of genomic DNA from Deferrisoma camini S3R1. It encodes these proteins:
- the trmFO gene encoding methylenetetrahydrofolate--tRNA-(uracil(54)-C(5))-methyltransferase (FADH(2)-oxidizing) TrmFO — translated: MRSDTEPIIVIGGGLAGSEAAWQLARRGVRVRLVEMRPGRTTPAHRTPLLAELVCSNSLKAMGLGQASGLLQEELDRLGSVVLAAAKEHRVAAGQALAVDRDRFARAVTERLEADPRIEIVREEATRVPRDRHVIVATGPLTSDALARDLAELTGAESLYFYDAMAPIVEGDSIDRSVAFAASRYGKGGDDYLNCPMTREEFERFYQALVSAETVPTREFEEERVFQACQPIETLAAKGPKTLLFGPMKPVGLVDPRTGQRPHAVVQLRREDEAGERWNLVGFQTKLTYPEQERVFRLIPGLERARFHRLGSLHRNTYVDGPRLLDRYLRLRRYPWIQLAGQITGVEGYLESTAAGLWAGLNLALRLAGRTPDPLPPETAVGALVEHVVASPSKRFEPMNMNFGLLPPLGVRMRDKRKVKEAKTRRALEALDAWLAAWAGEGAP
- a CDS encoding DUF748 domain-containing protein, whose protein sequence is MRKMGKVLLWTGAVLVVLGGAATVALKLYLTKDRILGWVVPPLEARLHRRVSIADAGGGLTGIELEGLDVRAEGAAEPLVAADRIRVRWNLWSLLRKEIEVEEVRLVRPRIRVVRRPDGTLDIDDLLEPAEGKAPAETPAQPPRPAEATPVAVAVALFSAEGGRIAFEDQSADPPRTYVLDEVESRVSGFSLDRPVPFTLSAKLPLTTQGRFSVEGTLHPTTRQVDARLRVDGFDLPALAPLMGGEGVRFAAGVFSMDLGVKGTVGAALAVEGTAGVKGLVLARGGRTGEPTDLSVDLLMTLDPAKAEVDLSKLDAEAAGQRLFLTGRARYGAEPFRVEFRLTSPELGADPFLALLPPSEEAAGTAAGAPAAGANEGPPPEVPVEAKGDVEIGRLEAGGLAVEPFQAHVELRGGKLRIDPLRAGVYEGELAAAVGVDLAASGPAFEAEVSLDGTRLGKLLPAVSPGLANTVTGTLSLSARVSGRGGDPEALTADVRAEARDGRILNHPLVDRFADLFRVKELRTLNFYTLKLDAGAQGGVGTVRSLVLRGPDAQATATGTLGLVDQRLDLRVAVAVPRRIAGRLLRRAEVLDALTDEQGWSRVPLRLSGTLEDPSYGLDTEALARMGAKVLEKKARKAVEEKVLDKLPLDPEGRKAIEQGLKRLFGR